A genome region from Akkermansiaceae bacterium includes the following:
- a CDS encoding alpha-L-glutamate ligase-like protein, with protein MPDAAEKTAAEDTGERWWHRWFRTPRELRELGVVGINMRNARFLLPNNPRRLYDLVDNKLRTKALAEAEGMKVAETYGVLLSPHDANRVEKFVEGRDAFVIKPTRGSGGKGIMVIDKRAGKNFVKPSGAEVTPGDLKNHVSNILAGLFSLGGKRDYALIEYRVQPAKLLTALSFQGAPDIRVVMLHGYPVMAMLRASTKESDGRSNLHQGAVGIGIDIATGMTVRAIHHGKPITEHPDLGIGLIGVQIPDWDTILHMAVTCQLMTGLGYLGVDIMIDETLGPLMIEVNARPGLAIQMANGIGLLRRLEPVVAQHLKHPTADLEAKIAFSKKHFRAKLPPARD; from the coding sequence ATGCCTGATGCAGCTGAAAAAACCGCCGCGGAGGACACCGGCGAGCGCTGGTGGCACCGCTGGTTCCGCACCCCGCGCGAGCTGCGCGAGCTGGGCGTCGTCGGCATCAATATGCGCAACGCCCGCTTCCTCCTTCCTAACAACCCGCGCCGCCTCTATGACCTTGTGGACAACAAGCTCCGCACCAAGGCGCTCGCCGAGGCGGAGGGCATGAAGGTCGCGGAAACCTACGGCGTGCTGCTATCCCCCCACGATGCGAACCGCGTCGAGAAATTCGTCGAAGGCCGCGATGCCTTCGTGATCAAGCCGACCCGCGGCTCGGGCGGCAAGGGGATCATGGTCATCGACAAGCGGGCTGGGAAAAATTTCGTGAAACCCAGCGGGGCGGAAGTCACTCCCGGCGACCTGAAGAACCACGTTTCCAACATCCTCGCAGGCCTGTTCAGCCTCGGCGGAAAGCGCGACTACGCCCTCATCGAATACCGCGTCCAGCCGGCGAAGCTGCTCACGGCGCTGAGCTTCCAGGGCGCACCGGACATCCGCGTGGTCATGCTCCACGGCTATCCGGTCATGGCCATGCTCCGCGCCTCCACCAAGGAGTCCGACGGCCGGTCCAACCTCCACCAGGGAGCCGTCGGCATCGGCATCGACATCGCCACCGGGATGACGGTCCGCGCCATCCACCACGGCAAGCCCATCACCGAGCATCCGGATCTCGGCATCGGCCTCATCGGCGTGCAGATCCCGGACTGGGACACCATCCTGCACATGGCCGTCACCTGCCAGCTCATGACCGGCCTAGGTTACCTCGGCGTCGATATCATGATCGATGAGACCCTGGGGCCGCTGATGATCGAGGTGAACGCCCGGCCAGGCCTCGCCATCCAGATGGCCAACGGAATCGGCCTGCTGCGGCGGCTTGAGCCCGTGGTGGCTCAGCATTTGAAACATCCCACCGCCGATCTCGAGGCGAAGATCGCGTTTTCCAAAAAGCATTTCCGCGCGAAGCTCCCGCCCGCAAGGGATTGA
- a CDS encoding DUF2330 domain-containing protein, with protein sequence MKPAAVVCMLLASSPMPGQGCCAVAGMLNHVLNADQTVIMVWDKKRQTQHFIRKADFRTDADEIGFLVPSPSRPQLDESGNGAFSELAAITAPKASHGGGFPLGCSAAPQAITLQSRVTVIEEKRVAGFDATVLTARSGDDLVEWLRKNGYAYSPAVADWARPYLGGDWHFTALKVAKNNRGNDEVKAAALRISFRTDRPLFPYREPDSMAATGNLDAKNRLLRIYFIADTQYEGKIGGNRPWTGKTKWSGRITQHRQSLLDKLNLPESSGPSEWWLTEIEDRWPYRKAAGDVYFSPVARPRTIAGNDARNRSHTDASAIAMLACFVWVIGLRKRG encoded by the coding sequence ATGAAACCCGCAGCTGTGGTGTGCATGCTCCTGGCATCCTCCCCGATGCCCGGCCAAGGCTGCTGCGCCGTAGCGGGAATGCTCAACCACGTGCTGAACGCAGACCAGACAGTCATCATGGTCTGGGACAAAAAGCGGCAGACCCAGCATTTCATCCGCAAGGCGGATTTCAGAACGGATGCCGATGAGATCGGCTTCCTTGTCCCCTCCCCGTCCCGCCCGCAGCTCGATGAGTCCGGCAACGGCGCGTTCTCCGAACTCGCCGCCATCACCGCACCGAAGGCAAGCCATGGCGGTGGTTTCCCGCTTGGATGCTCCGCGGCGCCGCAGGCAATCACCTTGCAATCCCGCGTAACGGTCATCGAGGAAAAGCGCGTCGCCGGATTCGACGCAACCGTCCTCACCGCCCGCTCCGGCGATGATCTGGTGGAATGGCTGAGGAAAAACGGCTACGCCTACTCGCCAGCCGTCGCCGATTGGGCGCGGCCTTACCTGGGCGGCGACTGGCATTTCACCGCATTGAAGGTCGCGAAAAACAACAGAGGGAATGATGAGGTCAAGGCCGCCGCTCTGCGCATCAGCTTCAGGACGGATCGCCCGCTTTTCCCCTATCGCGAGCCTGACTCCATGGCAGCCACAGGAAACCTCGATGCGAAGAACCGCCTGCTGCGCATCTATTTCATCGCCGACACCCAATACGAAGGGAAGATAGGCGGAAACCGGCCATGGACTGGAAAAACAAAGTGGTCGGGCAGGATCACCCAACACCGCCAATCCTTGCTGGATAAACTCAATCTCCCCGAATCAAGCGGCCCGTCGGAGTGGTGGCTGACGGAAATCGAGGATCGGTGGCCTTACAGGAAAGCCGCCGGTGACGTGTATTTCTCGCCGGTTGCCAGGCCGAGGACCATCGCCGGGAACGATGCACGGAATCGTTCGCATACTGACGCATCCGCGATCGCGATGCTGGCGTGTTTCGTCTGGGTGATCGGATTGAGAAAACGCGGATGA
- a CDS encoding phosphodiester glycosidase family protein — MCSPKRSLPLAILLLCSCQPAVPLAKRLASPAAIPTPIQGRDTVAPDESTPPGETTAAAPALSRKTIRGIEFEGVAFDSRTHRLLVVDQAAGPGSEFTSAADAAQRHNALLAINAGFFTPEGKPLGLLVSNGRAAGAWNSSSSLGNGVFRETRNGSLSISRRNLRPVTSDYLELLQAGPLLLENGKSIGGLEASKSALRSIVLTDGGRRWWIGRTSSCTLAELGSALATASPAAWGIRNALNLDGGRSTDLFISASIPGGPVNRRGMLNRPVRNFLILKAR; from the coding sequence ATGTGTAGCCCGAAAAGATCCCTGCCGCTTGCGATTCTTCTGCTCTGCTCCTGCCAGCCTGCGGTGCCACTCGCAAAGCGTTTGGCAAGCCCCGCAGCCATACCCACACCGATCCAGGGTAGGGACACGGTCGCACCAGACGAGTCCACGCCGCCCGGCGAAACCACCGCAGCCGCTCCCGCACTATCGCGCAAAACGATACGGGGCATCGAGTTCGAGGGGGTGGCTTTCGATTCGCGGACACATCGCCTCCTCGTCGTGGATCAGGCAGCCGGGCCGGGATCGGAGTTCACCTCCGCTGCGGATGCCGCCCAGAGGCACAACGCACTTCTCGCCATCAATGCCGGCTTTTTCACCCCAGAGGGGAAACCGCTTGGTCTGCTGGTATCAAACGGCAGGGCTGCCGGAGCATGGAATTCCTCCTCATCCCTGGGCAACGGGGTTTTCCGCGAAACCCGCAATGGCAGCCTTTCGATCTCACGCCGCAACTTGCGCCCGGTCACATCGGATTACCTGGAGCTTCTGCAGGCCGGCCCGCTGCTGTTGGAAAACGGGAAGAGCATCGGCGGACTGGAAGCCAGCAAGTCGGCGCTGCGCTCCATTGTCCTGACCGATGGCGGCCGGCGCTGGTGGATCGGCAGGACATCCTCCTGCACACTTGCCGAGCTCGGCTCCGCACTGGCCACCGCATCCCCCGCAGCATGGGGGATCCGCAACGCCCTCAACCTGGACGGAGGCCGTTCCACCGATCTTTTCATCTCCGCCTCGATACCCGGCGGCCCGGTGAACCGCAGGGGCATGCTGAACCGCCCCGTTAGGAATTTCCTGATCCTCAAGGCGAGGTAA
- a CDS encoding LON peptidase substrate-binding domain-containing protein, which translates to MTGLNLPKKCGVMLLPDCTLFPHGGLPLYIFEQRYRDMLDDALAGDCVFAVGRVREGDDGKEEIAEIGTAGLVRASRLGGDGTSQLLLHGVIRVRFCEWLDEGKAYPLALIEPVIPEPLEGKRGEAAMKTLRGAVEDGISGLPGDVQAGVLALLDQADEPGLMADLVAQQFVHEPDLRQELLETAAVGDRVRMLCGFFANLRTDA; encoded by the coding sequence ATGACCGGCCTGAACCTCCCGAAGAAATGCGGCGTGATGCTGCTCCCCGATTGCACGCTCTTTCCGCACGGCGGCCTTCCGCTCTACATCTTCGAGCAACGCTATCGCGACATGCTGGACGATGCCCTCGCCGGGGATTGTGTGTTCGCGGTGGGGCGGGTGCGGGAAGGCGATGATGGAAAGGAGGAGATTGCGGAAATCGGCACCGCAGGACTTGTCAGGGCATCGCGCCTGGGCGGGGACGGCACCTCGCAGCTGCTTTTGCACGGTGTCATCCGCGTCAGGTTCTGCGAATGGCTCGATGAGGGCAAGGCATATCCCCTTGCCCTCATCGAGCCGGTCATTCCTGAACCTCTCGAAGGCAAGCGGGGCGAGGCAGCAATGAAAACCCTGCGCGGGGCGGTGGAGGACGGCATCTCCGGCCTGCCCGGCGACGTGCAGGCCGGCGTCCTCGCCCTGCTCGACCAAGCCGATGAGCCAGGCCTCATGGCGGATCTGGTGGCACAGCAGTTCGTCCACGAGCCGGATCTCAGGCAGGAGCTCCTGGAAACGGCCGCCGTGGGGGACAGGGTGCGCATGCTCTGCGGATTCTTTGCAAACCTGCGGACGGATGCCTGA
- a CDS encoding MotA/TolQ/ExbB proton channel family protein, which produces MILASWEVSGLVEKGGPLVWVLFALGFFGSVCVVERMFFFHRSRINVSTLLVGLGLHVKRRAFAEAVHEAARAPGPVGRVAHAGLLRYYLERRDLNDVVREAGQLEVPRIEKNIRAILSVALLAPLIGMLGTMLGMVDAFQRVSEQGGISSPGELSAGVMTALITSVTGLTVAVPMYVFYLYFVGRSKRLVSRIERAGIEIVNMIADAREEEEYAPFRGEVTHGRKKKLPSGKTPGTQAP; this is translated from the coding sequence ATGATTTTGGCTTCGTGGGAGGTATCGGGACTGGTTGAGAAGGGCGGGCCGCTTGTATGGGTGCTCTTCGCGCTCGGTTTCTTCGGCTCCGTATGTGTCGTGGAGCGCATGTTCTTTTTCCACAGGTCCAGGATCAATGTCAGCACCCTGCTTGTCGGGCTAGGACTCCATGTGAAACGGCGCGCCTTTGCGGAGGCTGTCCATGAGGCTGCCCGGGCTCCCGGCCCTGTCGGCAGGGTGGCACATGCGGGGCTGCTGAGATATTACCTGGAGCGGCGAGATCTCAACGATGTCGTCCGCGAGGCCGGGCAGCTTGAGGTGCCCCGTATCGAGAAAAACATCCGTGCCATCCTATCCGTCGCCCTGCTGGCACCGCTGATCGGGATGCTGGGCACGATGCTGGGGATGGTGGATGCCTTCCAGAGGGTCAGCGAGCAGGGAGGCATCTCCAGCCCGGGGGAGCTTTCCGCAGGTGTCATGACGGCGCTCATCACCTCCGTGACGGGGCTCACGGTGGCGGTGCCCATGTATGTTTTCTACCTCTACTTCGTGGGCCGGTCGAAACGCCTGGTCAGCAGGATCGAGCGCGCCGGGATCGAGATCGTCAACATGATCGCCGACGCCCGGGAGGAAGAGGAATACGCCCCTTTCCGCGGTGAGGTTACCCACGGCCGGAAAAAGAAGCTGCCCTCCGGCAAAACCCCCGGGACGCAGGCACCATGA
- a CDS encoding response regulator transcription factor: protein MQRVLVVEDEVDIADLIMFNLQRAGYEVLKAHDGIAGAEVAIRERPDLVVLDLMLPGRDGYSVFREIRRDARTSHIPVIMLTARAQTEDRIQGLEAGADDYLTKPFSPKELVLRVNAILRRSDAPPGAALFDFGPFRFDKNSVRFYLENEPVDLTATEFKLLLYLCERSGKPQDRNDLLRTVWGYSDEVHSRTLDTHMKRLRQKLGPHGALVETVRGVGYCVASPVT from the coding sequence ATGCAGAGGGTTTTGGTCGTCGAGGACGAGGTTGATATCGCGGATCTGATCATGTTCAACCTCCAGCGGGCGGGTTATGAGGTGTTGAAGGCGCACGACGGCATCGCCGGCGCCGAGGTGGCGATCCGCGAGCGGCCGGATCTCGTGGTGCTCGACCTGATGCTGCCGGGCAGGGACGGATATTCCGTTTTCCGGGAGATCCGGAGGGATGCCCGCACCTCGCACATCCCGGTGATCATGCTCACCGCGCGCGCCCAGACGGAAGACCGCATCCAGGGCCTTGAGGCGGGCGCGGACGATTACCTGACCAAGCCCTTCAGCCCGAAGGAACTCGTCCTGCGCGTCAATGCCATACTGCGCCGCTCCGATGCGCCCCCCGGAGCCGCCCTGTTCGACTTCGGCCCCTTCCGTTTCGACAAGAATTCCGTACGCTTCTACCTGGAGAACGAGCCGGTCGATCTCACGGCCACGGAGTTCAAGCTCCTGCTCTATCTCTGCGAGCGCTCCGGCAAGCCCCAGGATCGCAACGATCTCCTCCGCACCGTCTGGGGATACAGCGATGAGGTGCACAGCCGCACGCTCGACACCCACATGAAACGGCTCCGCCAAAAGCTCGGGCCGCATGGGGCTTTGGTTGAAACGGTGAGGGGAGTGGGTTATTGCGTGGCGAGCCCCGTCACATGA
- a CDS encoding PAS domain-containing protein translates to MTEHFAIFASLAAFAALFIQVIRIKRSRKEYESEVKSWKLRLELDLKHAKDERNRLLDALGDAFLIVDSRANITFANAAAQELFRGRALTGRPVREAFLDTRLAEALLTCLETGEPVQSRVVLPQQTSPLGDLETRGNNAWVIDAAQLSDTPDGNPSTRVVIRDVTSEHQLDQIRKDFVANASHELRTPLAIINGYLENLLEDGVLEEPEMARRFLSVMKKHTERISRIVEDMLVISRLESGEASAIKIEPFRLRSCVKDVLERLESVVQSQKAIVEVNLHDDAASLNGDRFYWTQVLFNLVENALKQNPHMDLKVEVGSSENRENVQIWVKDNGIGIPSVDLPHIFRRFYRVEKHHSQLEIKGTGLGLSIVKRAIEAHHGIITVTSVPGQETKFLMTIPKDTA, encoded by the coding sequence ATGACAGAACACTTCGCAATCTTCGCAAGCCTTGCCGCATTCGCAGCCCTTTTCATCCAGGTCATCCGCATCAAGCGATCCAGGAAGGAATACGAATCCGAGGTGAAGTCATGGAAGCTGCGCCTGGAACTCGATTTGAAACATGCAAAGGATGAAAGAAACCGCCTGCTCGACGCCCTTGGGGATGCCTTCCTCATCGTGGATTCGCGGGCGAACATCACCTTTGCAAACGCCGCCGCCCAGGAGCTTTTCCGGGGCCGCGCGCTCACCGGCCGCCCCGTGCGTGAGGCCTTCCTCGACACCCGCCTTGCAGAGGCCTTGCTCACCTGCCTGGAGACCGGGGAACCGGTCCAGTCCCGGGTCGTCCTTCCACAGCAAACTTCGCCGCTCGGCGACCTCGAGACCCGCGGCAACAACGCATGGGTCATCGATGCCGCGCAGCTTTCCGATACTCCCGATGGCAACCCCAGCACCCGAGTCGTGATCCGTGACGTCACATCCGAGCACCAGCTCGACCAGATCCGCAAGGATTTCGTTGCGAACGCCTCCCACGAGCTGCGCACACCCTTGGCCATCATCAACGGGTATCTGGAAAACCTGCTCGAAGACGGGGTCTTGGAGGAACCGGAAATGGCGCGGCGTTTCCTCTCCGTGATGAAAAAGCACACGGAACGCATCTCCCGCATCGTGGAGGACATGCTGGTGATTTCCCGGCTGGAATCCGGCGAGGCATCCGCGATCAAGATCGAGCCGTTCAGGCTCCGCTCCTGCGTGAAGGATGTCCTGGAGCGCCTTGAGTCCGTGGTGCAGAGCCAGAAGGCGATTGTTGAGGTCAATCTCCATGACGATGCGGCGTCCCTGAACGGCGATCGCTTTTACTGGACGCAAGTCCTTTTCAACCTCGTGGAAAACGCCCTCAAGCAGAACCCGCACATGGATCTGAAGGTAGAGGTTGGATCATCGGAAAACCGTGAAAATGTCCAGATATGGGTTAAAGACAATGGGATAGGTATTCCTAGTGTCGATCTTCCTCATATATTCCGGCGATTCTACCGGGTGGAAAAGCATCACTCCCAGCTAGAGATCAAGGGCACCGGTTTGGGCTTGTCCATCGTGAAACGGGCGATTGAAGCACACCATGGGATCATCACCGTGACATCCGTTCCCGGGCAGGAAACGAAATTCCTGATGACGATCCCCAAAGATACGGCGTAG
- the nadD gene encoding nicotinate (nicotinamide) nucleotide adenylyltransferase: MRIGIFGGSFDPVHEGHIHLAGLARRAASLDEVWFLPCRISPHKAASPPTAGETRVRWLEIATADLPWARIENYELQREGASYSYKTMQALAEMHPGHEWFWIMGGDQWTALPTWKHPEIIAGLASFIVLARNGSIVPERPGYRLQTVTGEHPASATEIRRALAAGETGIPFLDPRIGA; the protein is encoded by the coding sequence ATGAGGATAGGGATTTTCGGAGGATCGTTCGATCCGGTGCATGAGGGGCACATCCACCTCGCGGGTCTGGCGAGGCGGGCGGCATCGCTTGATGAGGTCTGGTTCCTGCCGTGCCGTATTTCCCCGCACAAGGCAGCCAGCCCTCCCACTGCCGGTGAGACCCGCGTGAGATGGCTTGAAATCGCCACCGCGGATCTGCCGTGGGCGAGGATCGAGAACTACGAGCTGCAAAGGGAAGGGGCGTCATATTCCTACAAGACCATGCAGGCTTTGGCGGAAATGCATCCCGGCCATGAGTGGTTCTGGATCATGGGCGGCGACCAATGGACAGCGCTCCCGACATGGAAGCATCCCGAGATCATCGCGGGGCTGGCGTCCTTCATCGTCCTCGCGCGCAATGGCTCCATCGTTCCGGAAAGGCCAGGCTACCGCCTCCAGACTGTCACCGGCGAGCACCCCGCCTCCGCCACCGAGATCCGCCGGGCTCTTGCGGCCGGGGAAACCGGGATCCCTTTCCTCGATCCGCGGATCGGGGCTTGA
- the nuoF gene encoding NADH-quinone oxidoreductase subunit NuoF, giving the protein MISYTKQPHEREHRLIFKNIDRKGWDPSIATYMSDGGYDDLRKAIAMAPKDITEEVKKSGLRGRGGAGFPTGMKWTFIPPNNTKPVYLICNGDESEPGTFKDRYIVHQDPHQLIEGMVISCFATGAHTAYIYLREEFPEAAIIVEKAIEEAREKGFVGKNILGSGFDLEIYVHRGAGAYICGEETGLIESLEGKRPYPRIKPPYFPAALGLYMCPTIVNNVESLCHVKHIIRMGGDEYAKLGVARNTGTRILCVSGDVRNPGYFEVEVGKVTMRELLYDMCGGPKDGREIKAVIPGGSSSKILKADEVFKLRNPDGTERELAFWDIPMDFDSLAACGSMAGSGGVIVLDDTRKMSWVLNNINAFYAHESCGQCTPCREGSTWMKKISDRLVEGKATPKDIETLESVAYQIDGRTICAFGEASSWPVEAIIAKFRDELLSETRESIPEGETNPEAAEQRKFLVS; this is encoded by the coding sequence ATGATTTCCTACACGAAACAGCCCCACGAACGCGAGCATAGGCTCATTTTCAAGAACATCGACCGCAAGGGCTGGGATCCGTCCATCGCCACCTACATGTCGGATGGGGGTTATGATGACCTCAGGAAAGCCATTGCGATGGCGCCCAAGGACATCACCGAAGAAGTCAAAAAATCAGGACTGCGGGGCAGGGGGGGCGCGGGATTCCCGACCGGCATGAAGTGGACTTTCATCCCGCCGAACAACACCAAGCCCGTCTATCTGATCTGCAATGGCGACGAATCCGAGCCAGGCACGTTCAAGGATCGTTACATCGTCCACCAGGATCCCCACCAGCTCATCGAGGGCATGGTCATCTCCTGCTTCGCCACAGGCGCCCACACCGCCTACATCTACCTGCGCGAGGAATTCCCCGAGGCTGCGATCATCGTTGAGAAGGCGATCGAGGAGGCCAGGGAAAAAGGGTTCGTCGGGAAAAACATCCTCGGCTCCGGCTTCGACCTGGAGATCTACGTCCACCGCGGCGCGGGTGCCTACATCTGCGGCGAGGAGACCGGCCTGATCGAATCGCTGGAAGGCAAGCGCCCCTATCCGCGCATCAAGCCTCCCTATTTCCCGGCCGCACTCGGCCTCTACATGTGCCCGACCATCGTCAACAACGTCGAGTCGCTCTGCCACGTGAAGCACATCATCCGCATGGGTGGCGATGAATACGCCAAGCTCGGCGTAGCGCGCAACACCGGCACCCGCATCCTCTGTGTCTCAGGGGATGTGAGGAACCCCGGCTACTTCGAGGTCGAGGTCGGGAAAGTCACCATGCGTGAGCTGCTTTACGACATGTGCGGCGGGCCGAAGGACGGCCGGGAGATCAAGGCGGTCATCCCCGGCGGATCTTCCTCGAAAATCCTTAAAGCGGATGAGGTTTTCAAGCTCAGGAATCCCGACGGCACGGAGCGCGAGCTGGCCTTCTGGGATATCCCGATGGATTTCGACTCACTGGCTGCCTGCGGCTCCATGGCCGGCTCCGGCGGTGTCATCGTTCTGGATGACACCCGGAAGATGTCCTGGGTGCTGAACAACATCAATGCCTTCTACGCCCACGAATCCTGCGGCCAGTGCACCCCGTGCCGCGAGGGCTCCACATGGATGAAGAAGATTTCCGACCGCCTCGTGGAAGGCAAGGCGACCCCCAAGGACATCGAGACCTTGGAAAGCGTGGCCTACCAGATCGACGGCCGCACGATCTGCGCCTTCGGCGAGGCCTCCTCCTGGCCTGTCGAGGCGATCATCGCGAAGTTCCGCGACGAGCTGCTCTCGGAAACCAGGGAATCGATCCCGGAAGGTGAAACGAATCCCGAGGCGGCGGAGCAGCGGAAGTTCTTGGTATCGTGA
- a CDS encoding polymer-forming cytoskeletal protein yields the protein MANATNVLSTGIEITGSIRFSNDMIIDGKIEGEITSDKGKVTIGENARIKGDVTAGEVKVYGNVEGKITSQRCELKDKSRINGDIKSKVFSMEEGAQLTGRTEIGS from the coding sequence ATGGCAAATGCTACCAACGTCCTCTCCACCGGAATCGAAATCACCGGCTCCATCCGCTTCTCCAACGACATGATCATCGACGGCAAGATCGAAGGTGAGATCACCTCGGACAAGGGCAAGGTCACCATCGGCGAGAACGCGAGGATCAAGGGCGATGTGACCGCAGGCGAGGTCAAGGTCTATGGCAACGTCGAGGGCAAGATCACCTCCCAGCGCTGCGAGCTGAAGGACAAATCCAGGATCAACGGCGATATCAAATCCAAGGTCTTCTCCATGGAAGAAGGTGCCCAGCTCACAGGTCGCACCGAAATCGGAAGCTGA
- a CDS encoding FHA domain-containing protein: MPRVIITVPEKNPQPYRFQLDRKVVSLGRGSDNDIVIDSGSVSGRHAEMHRVEGGYELADLGSTNGIKYDGARERVLPLRSGMSVKLGDVSFDFSLTEEELETLGREKPANESPVRREQEIPRQARDQEDAPKPRPKAVPRPSLPPAAESGVSAGMIVLFLILAASAFFAGLEIRHRKETGGQSFLNGLSSAPEAQKPDPQPAGGAAE, from the coding sequence ATGCCCAGAGTCATCATCACCGTCCCGGAGAAGAATCCCCAGCCCTACCGTTTCCAGTTGGACCGAAAGGTCGTGAGCCTCGGGCGGGGCAGCGACAACGACATTGTCATCGACAGCGGCTCGGTATCCGGGAGGCACGCGGAAATGCACAGGGTGGAGGGTGGCTACGAGCTTGCGGATCTCGGATCGACGAATGGGATCAAATACGACGGCGCCCGCGAACGGGTTCTACCACTCCGTTCCGGGATGTCGGTGAAGCTGGGGGATGTCAGCTTCGATTTCAGCCTTACGGAGGAAGAGCTGGAAACCCTGGGTCGTGAGAAGCCTGCCAACGAATCTCCGGTGCGGAGGGAGCAGGAGATTCCCCGGCAAGCGCGGGATCAGGAAGATGCTCCGAAACCCAGGCCCAAGGCTGTGCCGCGCCCGTCCTTGCCGCCCGCAGCCGAATCCGGTGTGAGCGCCGGCATGATCGTTCTTTTCCTCATCCTTGCAGCCAGCGCCTTCTTCGCCGGGCTGGAAATCCGCCACCGCAAGGAAACCGGCGGCCAATCCTTCCTCAACGGGCTAAGCAGCGCGCCGGAAGCGCAGAAACCAGATCCGCAGCCCGCCGGGGGGGCGGCCGAATAG
- the ychF gene encoding redox-regulated ATPase YchF — translation MLKAGIVGLPNVGKSTLFNAVTRTRKAEAANYPFCTIDPNVGIVMVPDERLAVLSKISGSQKLVPTAIEFVDIAGLVEGASEGAGLGNKFLANIRETDAIVQVVRCFENDDIIHELGSVDPIRDIEIINAELILADMAALEKRRASREKKAKGGDKESKKEVELIDIILPHLDQGKPALTLDFSVEDAEVVKDFFLLSSKRTIYACNVSEDELAGATENPDSHAQVAKVRTYAAEHSGAEAVVISARIEEELSEMPEEEANEFLAEMGVRDSGVSGLIRGVYHLLGLRTYLTTGVQETRAWTITQGDKAPAAAGVIHTDFERGFIAAEVVHYDDLVAAGTKTAAKTAGKVRIEGKEYVVKDGDVIEFRFNV, via the coding sequence ATGCTCAAAGCCGGAATCGTAGGTCTGCCAAACGTCGGGAAATCCACCCTTTTCAATGCCGTCACCCGCACCCGCAAGGCGGAGGCCGCGAACTACCCGTTCTGCACGATCGATCCGAACGTCGGCATCGTGATGGTGCCGGATGAGCGCCTCGCCGTGCTTTCGAAAATCTCCGGCTCCCAGAAACTTGTCCCCACGGCCATTGAGTTCGTCGATATCGCCGGACTCGTGGAGGGTGCCTCGGAGGGCGCGGGGCTGGGCAACAAGTTCCTCGCCAACATCCGCGAAACCGATGCCATCGTCCAGGTCGTCCGTTGCTTTGAAAACGACGACATCATCCACGAGCTCGGCTCCGTAGATCCGATCCGCGACATCGAGATCATCAACGCGGAACTGATCCTCGCCGACATGGCCGCGCTGGAAAAGCGCCGTGCGTCCCGCGAGAAGAAGGCCAAGGGCGGCGACAAGGAATCCAAGAAGGAGGTCGAGCTGATCGACATCATCCTGCCGCACCTGGATCAGGGAAAGCCCGCGCTCACCCTGGATTTTTCCGTGGAAGATGCCGAGGTGGTGAAGGATTTCTTCCTACTCTCCTCGAAGCGCACGATCTATGCCTGCAATGTCTCCGAGGACGAGCTGGCGGGAGCCACGGAAAACCCCGACTCCCACGCACAGGTGGCCAAGGTGCGCACATACGCCGCCGAGCACTCCGGGGCGGAGGCGGTTGTCATTTCCGCCCGCATCGAGGAGGAACTGAGCGAAATGCCCGAGGAGGAGGCCAACGAATTCCTCGCCGAGATGGGAGTCAGGGACTCCGGTGTCTCCGGCCTGATCCGCGGTGTCTATCACCTGCTCGGCCTGCGCACCTACCTCACCACCGGGGTGCAGGAAACCCGCGCCTGGACCATCACCCAGGGTGACAAGGCACCGGCCGCCGCCGGCGTGATCCATACGGATTTTGAACGCGGTTTCATCGCTGCGGAGGTCGTCCACTACGATGACCTTGTGGCAGCCGGAACCAAGACCGCCGCGAAGACTGCCGGAAAAGTCCGCATCGAGGGCAAGGAATACGTCGTCAAGGACGGCGATGTGATCGAGTTCCGCTTCAACGTCTGA